AGTCTGTTTTATAGCGTCCTTTATATCTGGGTTACTTACCCGCGATAATAAACAGAGAACCACAACGAAACACAACTGTGTGTGGAAATTAATTCCATCCTTTAGATTCAATAAAAGCGGGACTGCCAACCTTTGGTTTGGAGTGAGAAATGAATTATATGGGGGTGTTGAAGGTTTtgacaccccccccccccccaaacccAAACCCAAACCCCCATAAGTGTTTTGATAGTCAAAACATACAGAATTTTATTAAGTTCAGTTTCACACGTATTCACACTTAAGTTTAAAAACCTTAAATTTCAAAACtctttattactattattgatgtgtataaatattttttttttacccacgTTATTTTTCCATcctatttttcttatttattttctgttgtTAGCAGTtgtgctttctttctttcttttagtcgtaaaaattaactttttgtgTGTATTCTGTTGACAATGAATGTacacaaattatttattataaatatttcaactgtatatattaaataaaaaaatgtatttaaaaaaaaataaaaaaaatcccccATAAAAGggcatattttgagtttctgcacTAGAGCGCCCTCTGGTGTTTCACAGACCCGTaaagctctgacaagctgcgcattaaataatcgcagcctttgccaaatcgtgTGCGATTTTATCGTGGTAACTCGCGCACCCCTAAAATATACCATGGTAATACAGGTATTGTTTGAAGAAGTAATGCCTGTATTACTATGGAATCATTCAGTGACATgttacataaatataatatagtatgTATGTAGGGCTGggcattgacacaaatttcacgaTTCAATTTTCtcatgaaaaataaattgttaaattgaacaactgatttgtatacaaacatatttaaattgcacataaggcacATTATAATAACTTTTTAAAGACATAATATCTTACTCCAATTCAGTTGTTGAAATCTAAACATTTACAATAATTTTTAacagttaaaatatttttaacccagccgtAATATCATGTAGTAATAATATAAAGTAGAGTAGTTTTACTGTAGCATACAGTATTTTATGTGGATGGACTGACCGGCGTGTGTTTCAGGCGTGTTGGCGATAGACGTGTTCACTCCAGCCGAGGCGTTTGTGGAGAACGGGACCACAGCGACGCTGACCTGTAGTTTTAAGTCTAAAGAGGTGGTCAGTAGTTCAGCGTCGGTGACATGGTCTTTCCTGGCGGAGGGAGACCCGGGACAGCCCACTTCAGTAAGAGTCTTTTCCTCTATAATATCTATTTATTAGGCTCACTGTCAGTCCAGAtccgatcatttgtttatccgATTGGAATCCgatctaaaattatttttatgttcaTCTTCCACAGATATTCTATTACTCCGGCGGGAAGTCTTTTCCGGGCACGCTCCCGCAGTTTAAGTCCCGTGTGGAATGGGCCGGAGACATGAACAAGAAGGACGCGTCGATCCGTGTGATCCAGATGCAGTTCAAGGACAACGGGACGTTCAGCTGCGACGTGAAGAATCCTCCGGACATCACCGGGCAGATGTCCATCACTAAAGTCAGAGTGGTCATGAAAGGTGAGCGGATGGACATctccatttaaaatataatattaaaaaatatcaaaatatgttTGCTTGCAGGGTTACATAATTTTGGCCAAAATTTTGTGATACATTAGTTTGATACATTTTGACGGAAAACCGCAGGAGCCTTTAAACTCgtcatgaaatggaagttgcacgtgtcttttcttctctattgtgccGTATATCCGAAATaaacgcttctcaaacaagaacaaatgtagggcggggcttgattttgtctgtggggaattgattggatggttgtggtttgctattggtggatctcatgtgagtgacaggttgccccgccctcatcatcagagaagagaagatattctgattcaagattaccagAACATGAATAGAacacaataatgatgtgcaccgataaatcatttacaataaacaccgcaatattacataaaaaagaagaatcgtccattttgatttctttaaaaaaatggaaTTGGAAATTTGATCACAGGGATGTAaccaataatttatttattcacacTCTTTTTGCACGTTTTTTAACTTGATAATTTATTAAGTAGCATTCAACTGACCGTCAAATAAGTTCACCTTTTATATTCCAGAATATTTCATTATAGAGAGATTAGAGGACAATTTCATGCCTAAATTCATAACTAGATGACAGGACCTATAATTAAGTGATGTTTTCTTGAATTAAAAACTCGTAGGTGTTTATCCTAAAATTCATAAggacaaataaaacattttgcttACATTTGATCTGTGTTCTGAATAAAAGAGTTTGTCCTAACTGATCAGTTTTGATTactgaatcactgaaggaagatCTGCAGTCTCACATGGAATCACTCACACCGAGGCTCGTTTCTGTAATGAAGCGGATCTGGACCTGTATAAATGAAGCATTCGGAGAGTGAAGCTCGACTGGAGACCCTTgaatccactgccgcttcaatGTATATTTGAGTCGATATTAATccttcaaaatattaattgatTTTTGAACAACTTCTTCAAGCTTATGTTAAAGCattcactttatttttcatattcagTCACCAGAGAATAATTACAAATATTGTCTGAAACTTGCTGAGAGAAAGTATATCTAATCAGTGTTTTGGGAAAGTTTCCTGGTCAGAGCCAGAGCTCGACCAAATCCaaccttgaagaagctgtgtgtgtgtgtgtgtgtgtgtgtgtgtgtgtgtgtgtgtgtgtgtgtgtgtgtgtgtgtttctggcaCTCTTTTGTCTCAACACCTGACATTCTGTGAACATCTGGAACGCAGCGGAGGTGAAATGATCATCTGACAAGACAACTGGAGCCTAGAAACTCAGATTAGTGACTTCAGACTTTGTGCCTTAAACCGGGATTTGACTGACATCCTGATAA
The nucleotide sequence above comes from Chanodichthys erythropterus isolate Z2021 chromosome 10, ASM2448905v1, whole genome shotgun sequence. Encoded proteins:
- the LOC137028260 gene encoding myelin protein zero-like protein 1, translated to MARGNLITLLERDMIQSVLAIDVFTPAEAFVENGTTATLTCSFKSKEVVSSSASVTWSFLAEGDPGQPTSIFYYSGGKSFPGTLPQFKSRVEWAGDMNKKDASIRVIQMQFKDNGTFSCDVKNPPDITGQMSITKVRVVMKGERMDISI